A stretch of the Desulfobacter sp. genome encodes the following:
- a CDS encoding N-acetylmuramoyl-L-alanine amidase: MKKAWHHIVLLLVLMGFCSLVVGHKAVAGPAKSKYLSADGCIKRVKKSPVERQKISSWLRCINRYKDVYQLYPEDSWAPAGMFKAGELYHQLYRQSGSMAYEDRALELLTRITKKYPQSAYSGRARILKKSIGKKPSPAIKTLTSKKAKTRDDRAIALYQKELKSKLRTKHAKPVQAKSPEKKRPDPLPLARPKNIPVPLPLPKTDTRVTGLRFWSNPEYTRIVVNAEGERPYAHRLLKKDPKLNKPFQRLYVDIEKARLGNNVSEHTPINDNLLKQARAGQYKPHTVRVVVDIKAFENYKIFSLKDPFRIVIDVWGKNGQSAPMDQMQTALNTKALPEKQDRVTTDNLKSSDIARQLALGVRKIVIDPGHGGKDPGAPGYIKGFWEKDIVLKLSKNLAEKLRKRLNCEVLLTRTSDKKLTLEERTAIANTQRADLFISMHCNAARNKRLAGIETYILNLATDDQAIAVAARENATSEKNISDLEYILSDLMKHAKIEESTRLANDVHKSMVKGMKKKHSKINDLGVKQAPFYVLLGARMPSILIESSFISNKTECKRLMTQSFRDDICNAITDGVEKYINATNPKHL; encoded by the coding sequence ATGAAAAAAGCCTGGCACCATATTGTCCTTTTGCTTGTCCTGATGGGATTTTGCTCCCTCGTCGTTGGGCACAAGGCCGTGGCAGGCCCTGCCAAGTCCAAATACCTGTCAGCAGATGGCTGCATCAAGCGGGTTAAAAAATCTCCTGTTGAACGCCAGAAAATTTCTTCATGGCTCAGGTGCATTAACCGATACAAGGATGTATACCAGCTTTATCCCGAAGATTCCTGGGCACCGGCAGGCATGTTCAAGGCAGGAGAACTCTATCACCAGCTTTACCGGCAGTCGGGCAGCATGGCCTATGAGGACAGGGCCCTTGAACTATTGACGCGGATTACTAAAAAATATCCCCAAAGCGCCTACAGCGGCAGGGCTAGAATCCTGAAAAAATCCATTGGTAAAAAACCATCCCCAGCAATCAAAACCTTGACGTCCAAAAAGGCAAAAACAAGGGATGACAGGGCCATTGCCCTTTACCAAAAAGAACTCAAGTCAAAACTTCGAACCAAGCATGCCAAACCGGTCCAGGCCAAATCCCCTGAAAAGAAAAGACCCGATCCCCTGCCCCTGGCAAGGCCTAAAAATATCCCGGTTCCTCTTCCTTTGCCCAAAACAGACACCCGGGTGACCGGCTTAAGGTTCTGGTCAAACCCGGAGTATACCAGAATCGTTGTCAACGCCGAAGGAGAAAGGCCCTATGCCCACAGGCTCCTGAAAAAAGATCCAAAGCTGAACAAACCCTTTCAGCGGCTCTACGTGGACATTGAAAAGGCAAGGCTTGGCAACAATGTATCCGAACACACACCCATTAACGATAATTTACTCAAACAGGCCAGGGCAGGACAATATAAGCCCCACACCGTCAGGGTGGTGGTGGATATAAAGGCCTTTGAAAACTATAAAATATTTTCATTGAAAGATCCTTTCCGAATTGTCATAGATGTCTGGGGGAAAAACGGACAATCTGCGCCCATGGACCAGATGCAGACCGCCTTGAATACAAAAGCCCTACCGGAAAAACAAGACCGGGTGACCACGGACAATCTTAAATCCTCGGACATTGCAAGACAGCTGGCCCTTGGGGTCAGAAAGATTGTTATTGACCCTGGACACGGGGGCAAGGACCCTGGGGCGCCCGGCTATATCAAAGGGTTCTGGGAAAAGGATATTGTACTCAAACTATCCAAAAACCTGGCAGAAAAACTGCGCAAGCGGCTCAACTGCGAAGTGCTGCTCACAAGGACATCGGACAAAAAACTCACCCTTGAAGAACGCACCGCCATTGCCAACACCCAAAGGGCAGACCTGTTTATTTCCATGCATTGTAATGCCGCCCGAAACAAACGGCTGGCCGGTATCGAGACCTATATCCTCAACCTTGCAACCGATGACCAGGCCATTGCCGTTGCTGCCAGGGAAAATGCCACATCTGAAAAAAATATCTCAGACCTGGAATATATTCTGAGCGATCTGATGAAACATGCAAAAATCGAAGAATCCACCCGACTGGCCAATGATGTTCACAAATCAATGGTAAAGGGAATGAAGAAAAAACATTCAAAGATCAACGATCTTGGGGTAAAACAGGCTCCCTTTTACGTTCTTTTAGGGGCCAGGATGCCCTCTATTCTCATTGAATCCTCCTTTATCTCCAATAAAACAGAATGCAAGCGGCTCATGACCCAATCCTTTAGGGATGATATCTGCAACGCCATCACCGACGGGGTTGAAAAATATATCAATGCCACAAACCCAAAACATCTATAA
- a CDS encoding enoyl-CoA hydratase/isomerase family protein, which produces MSFENIILEIQESIATIFFNRPKALNALNNALFNELDTALDQIIENEDIKVLILTGTGDKAFVAGADISELAKMTPLQAKAFSRKGQKVFSKIESLSIPAIAAVNGFALGGGSEAALACDFIYASEKAIFGLPEISLGLIPGFGGTQRLARLVGNNRAKEMVFTGKNIPADKAMEYGMVNQVFPHEELMEKTLKTAGLIASKGRVALRAAKQVIHNGTAADLETGCIIENDAFGMTMTSEDAKEGTAAFMEKRKPVFKGTLK; this is translated from the coding sequence ATGTCTTTTGAAAACATTATTCTCGAAATCCAAGAGAGCATTGCCACAATTTTTTTTAACAGGCCAAAAGCGCTGAACGCATTGAACAATGCCCTGTTTAACGAGCTGGACACGGCCCTTGACCAGATTATTGAAAATGAGGATATCAAGGTTCTTATCCTTACCGGCACAGGAGACAAGGCCTTTGTGGCAGGAGCGGATATCTCCGAACTGGCCAAAATGACCCCGCTTCAGGCAAAAGCCTTCTCCCGCAAGGGACAAAAGGTCTTTTCAAAAATCGAATCCCTTTCCATTCCCGCCATTGCAGCGGTTAACGGATTTGCCCTGGGCGGCGGCTCTGAAGCAGCCCTTGCCTGTGATTTTATCTATGCCTCTGAAAAGGCCATTTTCGGCCTGCCTGAAATCAGCCTGGGCCTGATCCCGGGGTTTGGCGGCACCCAGCGCCTGGCAAGACTGGTGGGAAACAACCGGGCCAAGGAAATGGTATTTACCGGCAAAAATATCCCTGCTGACAAAGCCATGGAATATGGTATGGTAAACCAGGTATTTCCCCATGAAGAACTCATGGAAAAAACGCTTAAAACCGCGGGCCTCATCGCTTCAAAGGGTCGGGTGGCATTACGGGCGGCAAAACAAGTCATCCACAACGGAACCGCAGCAGACCTTGAAACCGGATGTATTATTGAAAATGATGCCTTTGGCATGACCATGACAAGTGAAGATGCCAAAGAGGGGACCGCAGCGTTCATGGAAAAACGAAAACCAGTATTCAAAGGCACCCTTAAATAA
- a CDS encoding phenylacetate--CoA ligase, with protein sequence MPIYDIDFETMPREGLEAIQLRRLQTTIERIYATVPFYKETYKKAGITPGDIKTLDDLRRLPFTTKTDLRDNYPYDMFAVPMEQVVRIHASSGTTGKPTVVGYTKRDISTWADLMARSMSAAGATQGDIIHNAWGYGLFTGGLGAHYGAERLGASVIPVSGGNTKRQITIMQDFKPTILCGTPSYILHLAEVADEMGVDFRDLHFKSGIFGAEPWTEKMRQELEAKLNLKAVDIYGLSEVMGPGVSVECVEEQAGLHVCEDHFIVEVVDPDTLEPVPYGDPGELVFTSITKEAFPVIRYRTKDITSLNPIPCTCGRTHVRMNKPTGRTDDMLIIRGVNVFPSQIESVLMETREIAPHYQMEVDRVDNLDTLTVKVEIDDTMFSDDIKGLQSMESKISHDIKEHLGVSAKVALVEPKTIERSQGKAVRVIDKRKL encoded by the coding sequence ATGCCCATTTACGACATTGACTTTGAAACCATGCCCAGGGAAGGCCTGGAAGCCATACAATTACGAAGGCTCCAGACCACCATTGAGCGGATTTATGCCACCGTCCCCTTTTACAAGGAGACCTATAAAAAAGCCGGTATCACTCCCGGAGACATAAAAACCTTAGATGACTTGAGGCGTCTGCCCTTTACCACCAAAACAGATCTGCGGGACAACTATCCCTATGATATGTTTGCCGTGCCCATGGAACAGGTCGTCCGCATCCATGCCTCTTCAGGCACCACAGGCAAACCCACGGTGGTGGGATACACCAAGCGGGATATTTCCACCTGGGCAGATCTCATGGCCAGAAGCATGTCGGCAGCCGGTGCCACCCAGGGAGATATCATTCACAATGCCTGGGGCTATGGGCTTTTCACCGGAGGGCTTGGGGCACACTACGGTGCCGAACGACTGGGCGCATCTGTGATCCCTGTTTCCGGCGGCAACACCAAACGTCAGATCACCATCATGCAAGATTTTAAACCCACCATTCTCTGCGGAACCCCCTCTTATATTCTTCACCTGGCAGAGGTTGCCGATGAAATGGGAGTCGATTTCAGGGATCTCCACTTTAAATCCGGTATTTTCGGGGCAGAGCCCTGGACCGAAAAAATGCGCCAGGAACTCGAGGCAAAGCTCAACCTAAAAGCCGTTGACATCTACGGTCTGTCCGAGGTGATGGGCCCAGGGGTCTCTGTTGAATGCGTTGAAGAACAGGCTGGCCTCCATGTATGTGAAGACCATTTCATCGTCGAGGTGGTGGACCCGGATACCCTGGAACCCGTCCCTTACGGAGACCCGGGAGAATTGGTGTTCACCTCTATCACCAAAGAGGCCTTTCCTGTCATCCGCTATCGGACCAAGGATATCACCTCTTTGAATCCTATTCCCTGCACCTGCGGCAGAACCCATGTCAGGATGAACAAACCCACGGGCAGAACCGATGACATGCTCATTATCCGGGGGGTTAATGTATTCCCCTCCCAGATCGAAAGCGTTCTCATGGAAACCCGTGAAATTGCCCCCCACTATCAAATGGAAGTGGACAGGGTAGATAATTTAGACACCCTGACCGTAAAAGTAGAAATTGACGACACCATGTTCAGTGACGATATCAAGGGGCTCCAGTCCATGGAATCCAAAATTTCCCATGATATTAAAGAACATCTCGGCGTTTCTGCCAAAGTGGCTTTAGTGGAGCCTAAAACCATTGAACGAAGCCAGGGCAAAGCCGTCCGGGTCATAGATAAACGTAAACTATAA
- a CDS encoding amino acid-binding protein — MMAEQISVFIENKEGRLAEVTAILRDAQVNIRALSLADTTDFGVLRLIVNDNDKATAALKSQGFTVGKTQVLAVEVSDEPGGLNRVLDPLSELDVNVEYMYAFANPQCKNAIMIFRFDDIIKAKEILTQNKIKVINAQEICSL; from the coding sequence ATGATGGCTGAACAGATATCCGTATTTATCGAAAACAAGGAAGGCCGCCTGGCTGAAGTCACCGCAATCCTAAGGGACGCCCAGGTCAACATCAGAGCCCTTTCCCTTGCAGACACCACGGATTTTGGTGTGCTGCGCCTTATTGTGAACGACAATGACAAAGCCACGGCAGCTCTAAAAAGTCAAGGATTCACCGTGGGCAAAACCCAAGTGCTTGCCGTGGAGGTCAGTGATGAGCCCGGGGGCCTGAACCGGGTACTGGACCCCTTAAGCGAGTTGGACGTCAATGTGGAATACATGTACGCCTTTGCCAATCCCCAGTGCAAAAATGCCATCATGATTTTCCGGTTTGACGATATTATAAAGGCAAAAGAAATTCTTACACAAAACAAAATAAAAGTCATTAACGCCCAGGAAATCTGTAGCCTATAA
- a CDS encoding GAF domain-containing protein: MGEISEDGSLLNILAMSDRSGQDSPKMGSGRRMEDIEKPIQGGWSKILVDKECVVVNDTSEHPDFAFLPKDHLQVDSFMGIPMVLGSKVLGMVAFAGRQNGFNSEDRDAAKMLSMALVEALSLKKQQDDKLRLEEMIVQSEKMVSLGGLAAGMAHEINNPLAGILQNIQVIRNRIQKPIQKNLATAEELGLSFTAMDTYMHRRDIHKMLDSVMDAGKRAAAIVANMLSFSRKSDSGFIAEDISLLLDQTLELAVSDYNLKKKFDFKQIKITRQYDPDLPKVKCRASEIQQVFFNIFSNGAQAMFNMPSKDAPEFFMKTFMKKDQVCVEIRDNGQGMEEKNQKRIFEPFYTTKPVGAGTGLGLAVSYFIITENHNGRIEVDSMQGRGTSFIVRLPLNL; this comes from the coding sequence GTGGGAGAAATCAGTGAAGACGGCTCTCTTTTAAATATTTTGGCCATGTCGGACAGGTCCGGTCAGGACAGCCCAAAGATGGGAAGCGGCCGCAGGATGGAGGATATTGAAAAACCGATCCAGGGCGGGTGGTCTAAAATCCTTGTTGACAAGGAATGTGTGGTTGTAAACGATACGTCTGAACATCCGGATTTTGCCTTTTTGCCCAAAGACCATCTTCAGGTGGACTCGTTTATGGGAATTCCCATGGTTTTGGGATCCAAGGTGCTGGGGATGGTGGCTTTTGCCGGCAGGCAGAACGGGTTTAACTCAGAAGACAGGGATGCTGCCAAGATGCTTTCCATGGCCCTGGTAGAGGCCCTGAGCCTTAAAAAACAACAGGATGACAAACTCAGGCTCGAAGAGATGATTGTCCAATCTGAAAAAATGGTCTCCTTGGGTGGACTTGCGGCCGGCATGGCCCATGAGATCAACAATCCTCTGGCAGGCATTCTTCAGAATATCCAGGTCATCAGAAATCGGATCCAAAAGCCCATTCAGAAAAATCTGGCCACGGCAGAGGAGTTGGGACTGAGCTTCACCGCCATGGACACCTATATGCACCGCCGGGATATTCATAAGATGCTCGATTCTGTCATGGATGCCGGCAAGCGGGCCGCTGCCATTGTTGCCAACATGCTCTCTTTTTCACGAAAAAGTGATTCAGGCTTTATTGCTGAAGATATTTCCCTGCTCCTTGATCAGACCCTGGAACTGGCCGTAAGTGATTACAACCTGAAAAAGAAGTTTGATTTCAAGCAGATTAAAATTACCCGGCAATATGACCCTGACCTTCCAAAGGTGAAGTGCCGGGCCAGTGAAATTCAACAGGTGTTTTTCAACATTTTTTCCAACGGGGCCCAGGCCATGTTTAACATGCCGTCAAAAGATGCGCCTGAATTTTTCATGAAGACCTTCATGAAAAAAGATCAGGTTTGCGTAGAGATCAGGGACAATGGCCAAGGCATGGAAGAAAAAAACCAAAAGCGGATTTTTGAACCTTTTTACACCACCAAACCGGTCGGGGCCGGCACCGGTCTGGGACTCGCTGTGTCCTACTTTATTATCACTGAAAATCACAACGGCCGGATTGAAGTGGATTCCATGCAGGGCAGGGGCACCAGTTTTATTGTCAGGCTTCCCTTGAATCTTTGA
- a CDS encoding HAMP domain-containing protein produces the protein MKSIGIFESDIDIDIYLEREFDPGGMDIHKSFYIYYNGLKLGKISVVYSTSLIEKRLAGFRGEMLWFTFSVILVLAIVLVFVINALMKPVITLADVASEIAAGNLDKKIEESGVGEVGILSRNFAIMRDAIKDKIEDLAHTNADLEDEIQQKILKEKKILHQSKVMSSVNMFFHKSMLADSYEQIAQLFIPIALSVIPGPYCFVGLWEKSVKTALF, from the coding sequence ATGAAGAGTATCGGTATTTTCGAATCAGATATTGATATTGACATCTATTTGGAACGCGAGTTTGATCCCGGCGGAATGGATATTCATAAAAGTTTTTACATCTATTATAACGGGTTGAAACTGGGTAAAATTTCTGTGGTTTACTCCACCAGCCTGATCGAAAAAAGACTGGCCGGATTCCGGGGGGAAATGCTCTGGTTTACTTTTTCGGTTATCCTGGTGCTGGCCATTGTGCTGGTCTTTGTAATCAATGCCCTGATGAAGCCTGTGATCACTCTGGCAGACGTTGCCTCGGAGATTGCTGCCGGCAATCTGGACAAAAAGATCGAGGAGAGCGGGGTGGGCGAAGTCGGGATCTTATCCCGGAATTTTGCCATCATGCGTGATGCCATCAAAGATAAGATTGAAGATCTGGCCCACACCAATGCCGACCTCGAAGATGAGATCCAGCAGAAAATTCTCAAGGAAAAAAAGATACTTCACCAGAGCAAGGTCATGTCATCTGTGAATATGTTTTTTCATAAATCCATGCTGGCCGATTCTTACGAGCAGATCGCTCAATTGTTTATCCCCATTGCCCTTTCGGTAATTCCGGGCCCCTATTGTTTTGTGGGATTGTGGGAGAAATCAGTGAAGACGGCTCTCTTTTAA
- a CDS encoding AAA family ATPase, which yields MIITCPKCARKHKVNPDNIKAYAKSGRKNLLVTCRSCKFKFPVAMETLLGPHQDAPPPIQDRLPARKICITLSKGGVGKTTTSVNLGAGLALAGYKVLLVDTDTQGQSSYILGKRPKAGLTELLTKELPVKECLVEARKNLWLLSGGKSLAGVKRIIDRKSFGAEWTLVEALTPLDRDFDFILIDTSPGWDQLIVNVLFYAREVLVPVALEVMPLHGLSEFIKSLGAIQKYRKEIQLKYIVPTFLDARIKGPQALYEQLQKLYPQHLCTPIRYNESLAEAPSFGKTIFEFAPGSTASEDYRALIQKISRN from the coding sequence GTGATTATCACCTGCCCGAAATGTGCCAGAAAACACAAGGTTAATCCTGACAATATCAAAGCATATGCCAAAAGCGGCAGAAAAAATCTTCTGGTCACCTGCCGTTCGTGTAAATTCAAATTTCCGGTAGCCATGGAGACATTGCTCGGGCCTCATCAAGACGCCCCTCCCCCAATCCAGGACCGGCTGCCTGCCAGAAAAATCTGTATTACCTTGAGCAAAGGCGGTGTGGGCAAGACAACCACCAGTGTGAATCTTGGCGCAGGCCTTGCCCTGGCCGGATATAAGGTATTGTTGGTGGATACCGACACCCAGGGCCAGTCCTCATATATTCTCGGCAAACGGCCCAAAGCCGGTTTGACTGAACTGTTGACCAAGGAACTGCCTGTTAAAGAGTGCCTGGTCGAGGCCCGCAAGAATTTATGGCTGCTTTCCGGCGGAAAATCTCTGGCCGGTGTAAAGCGGATCATTGACCGCAAGAGTTTTGGTGCGGAATGGACATTGGTCGAGGCATTGACCCCCCTGGACCGGGACTTTGACTTTATCCTCATTGATACCTCCCCGGGCTGGGACCAGCTGATCGTGAATGTGCTTTTTTATGCCAGGGAGGTTCTGGTGCCGGTGGCCCTTGAAGTCATGCCGCTTCACGGTCTTTCCGAGTTTATCAAAAGCCTTGGGGCCATCCAGAAGTACAGAAAGGAAATCCAGCTGAAATATATTGTCCCCACCTTTTTGGATGCCCGGATCAAGGGGCCCCAGGCCCTTTATGAACAGCTTCAAAAATTATATCCCCAGCATTTGTGCACCCCTATCCGATACAACGAGAGCCTGGCTGAGGCACCCTCTTTTGGCAAGACCATTTTTGAATTCGCACCGGGCTCAACCGCATCGGAAGATTATAGGGCATTGATTCAAAAAATATCCCGGAATTAG
- a CDS encoding PilZ domain-containing protein: MNENSIEFQPMPGDNNEDESVRHFFRVPASDKDNILAVFFGQSYSVANVSVSGIAIRADSCLAFESNQEIEDAELLLGTQRITNLTAKVIHCSVHDSGDLQFGMVWLNMANDKRQKLEKILGQMKARALEKDDLPDEQAQ, translated from the coding sequence ATGAATGAAAATTCCATAGAATTCCAGCCCATGCCCGGCGACAATAATGAGGACGAGTCAGTACGCCATTTTTTCAGAGTACCGGCGTCTGACAAGGACAATATTCTGGCTGTATTTTTTGGGCAGAGTTATTCTGTGGCCAATGTTTCGGTCAGCGGCATTGCCATCCGTGCAGATTCCTGTCTTGCATTTGAATCCAACCAGGAGATTGAAGATGCCGAACTTCTGTTGGGGACCCAGCGGATCACCAACCTTACCGCCAAAGTAATCCATTGCTCTGTTCACGACTCCGGCGACCTTCAATTCGGAATGGTCTGGTTGAATATGGCCAATGACAAAAGACAAAAGCTAGAAAAAATACTTGGGCAAATGAAGGCCAGGGCCCTGGAAAAAGATGATCTGCCTGACGAGCAGGCACAATAG
- the atpE gene encoding ATP synthase F0 subunit C: MEFLVGSVWAAGLAIGIAAFGCGIGQGLGLNGAMAGISRNPEAAGKIQVNMLIGLALIESLCIYALVVAMILLFVHPAIAPAVAALGGH; encoded by the coding sequence ATGGAATTTCTAGTTGGTAGTGTATGGGCAGCAGGTCTTGCCATCGGTATTGCAGCATTTGGTTGCGGCATTGGTCAGGGTCTTGGTTTGAACGGCGCAATGGCCGGTATCTCAAGAAACCCCGAAGCAGCCGGTAAAATTCAGGTGAACATGCTGATCGGTCTGGCTCTTATTGAGTCTCTTTGTATCTATGCTCTCGTTGTTGCAATGATTCTTCTTTTTGTTCATCCTGCTATCGCTCCTGCAGTAGCTGCACTTGGCGGACATTAA
- the atpB gene encoding F0F1 ATP synthase subunit A: MEHPYLILTSLFGMFGLEEWAASHPHVTYMWLAMVILVILGWLGGKGISMVPNTIQNVFEVIISGLEEFMVGITGEEGRKSFPLLLTVFLFVLLGNLFGLVPALYPPTANINTTVALAIIVVLWSHVIGVQMHGIKYIKHFLGPVKALMPLFFVIEVIGHLARVLSLTLRLFGNMMGHELVVGILLMLAGPFLVPLPIMAMGILVSLIQAIVFFLLPTMYIAGAIEEAH, translated from the coding sequence GTGGAACATCCATATTTAATTCTTACTTCATTGTTCGGCATGTTCGGTTTGGAAGAATGGGCGGCAAGTCATCCCCATGTAACATATATGTGGCTGGCCATGGTTATTTTGGTTATTCTCGGCTGGCTGGGCGGCAAAGGAATCTCCATGGTTCCCAATACAATCCAGAATGTATTCGAAGTCATCATTTCCGGCCTTGAAGAGTTTATGGTGGGGATTACCGGTGAAGAAGGCCGAAAATCTTTTCCCCTGCTGCTGACTGTTTTTTTGTTTGTCCTTCTGGGCAACCTGTTCGGACTGGTTCCGGCATTGTACCCGCCGACTGCAAATATCAATACCACAGTGGCATTGGCCATTATCGTGGTTTTATGGAGCCATGTCATCGGCGTTCAGATGCACGGAATCAAATACATCAAACATTTTCTAGGGCCGGTCAAAGCATTGATGCCCCTGTTTTTTGTTATCGAAGTCATCGGCCATCTGGCACGGGTGCTCTCATTGACCCTTCGTCTCTTCGGCAACATGATGGGCCATGAGCTGGTTGTTGGAATTCTTCTCATGCTGGCAGGACCGTTCCTCGTACCCCTTCCCATCATGGCAATGGGTATTTTGGTCTCTTTGATTCAGGCCATTGTCTTCTTTTTACTGCCCACCATGTACATTGCGGGTGCCATAGAAGAGGCGCATTAA
- a CDS encoding ATP synthase subunit I, which yields MADLEKIVNFITRSNWLIFLGTSLIALWLAPHKVYLGVLLGGLIVTVNFQMLKRTVTKNICEERVMEKGKSLVGNILVKYYLRFTLTAAIIFLLISNHIVHPIGLLAGLSVVVASTFLAAAIELTRLLFKEAV from the coding sequence ATGGCGGATCTTGAAAAAATTGTAAATTTTATCACACGGAGCAATTGGCTGATCTTTTTGGGAACCAGCCTTATTGCCCTTTGGCTTGCGCCCCACAAGGTATATCTGGGGGTGTTGCTGGGCGGTCTGATCGTGACGGTGAATTTTCAAATGCTCAAGAGAACGGTCACCAAAAATATCTGTGAGGAACGGGTGATGGAAAAGGGAAAATCCCTGGTCGGGAATATCCTGGTCAAGTATTATCTTCGGTTTACATTGACCGCAGCCATTATCTTCCTGCTGATATCAAACCATATTGTGCATCCGATAGGTCTTCTGGCGGGCCTTTCGGTTGTTGTTGCAAGCACTTTTCTGGCGGCGGCGATTGAGTTAACCAGATTATTATTCAAGGAGGCAGTATAA
- a CDS encoding AtpZ/AtpI family protein: protein MKEDKGKTIRELGYFASLGMSVALSICIGMAIGYWLDKKFDTQPVLLMVGLGFGIAAGFSNIIRAGQKSRKIDGGS from the coding sequence ATGAAAGAGGATAAGGGCAAAACCATCAGGGAACTTGGGTATTTTGCCAGTCTCGGCATGTCCGTGGCTTTATCCATTTGTATCGGAATGGCCATTGGATACTGGCTGGATAAAAAATTTGACACACAGCCTGTTTTATTGATGGTGGGATTGGGATTCGGTATTGCAGCCGGATTCAGCAACATCATCAGGGCAGGGCAAAAGAGTAGAAAAATTGATGGCGGATCTTGA
- the pgeF gene encoding peptidoglycan editing factor PgeF, with product MAHPDILAFDHFKSFPQLVHGVFSRKGGMSTGPHASLNIGLNCGDDEPAVVQNRNYMMDTLGVVRAVFLNQVHGTEIKVLKQGEDIKAVTWDKGFGRTPCPISADGIVTNIRDLALVIQVADCQAVMLYDPVNQVIANVHSGWRGSVANIIGRCVQVMAEAFSSQPRDIFAGISPSLGPCCAEFIHYKREIPKSLWAYKLKGGSYFDFWTLSCDQLVEKGVKKENILSMGICTQCRTDRFFSFREEKNTGRFGAVIAVTKERG from the coding sequence ATGGCGCATCCTGATATCCTGGCCTTTGATCATTTTAAATCTTTTCCCCAATTGGTTCACGGGGTGTTTTCCAGAAAAGGCGGGATGAGCACAGGGCCCCATGCCAGCCTGAATATCGGTTTGAACTGCGGGGACGATGAACCTGCCGTGGTTCAAAACCGGAATTACATGATGGATACCCTTGGGGTGGTCCGGGCTGTTTTTTTAAACCAGGTTCACGGCACAGAGATTAAGGTGCTCAAGCAGGGAGAGGATATCAAGGCTGTGACCTGGGATAAAGGATTTGGCAGGACCCCTTGCCCCATTTCGGCTGACGGTATTGTTACCAATATCAGGGATCTGGCCCTTGTCATCCAGGTGGCAGACTGCCAGGCGGTAATGCTCTATGACCCTGTGAACCAGGTGATTGCCAATGTCCATTCCGGATGGCGGGGAAGTGTTGCCAATATTATAGGCCGTTGTGTTCAGGTCATGGCAGAAGCGTTCTCATCTCAGCCCAGGGATATTTTTGCCGGAATCTCTCCCTCTCTGGGGCCCTGCTGTGCTGAATTTATCCATTATAAAAGAGAAATTCCCAAATCTTTGTGGGCCTATAAATTAAAGGGAGGTTCATATTTTGATTTTTGGACGCTGTCCTGTGATCAACTTGTTGAAAAAGGGGTAAAAAAGGAGAACATCCTTTCCATGGGAATTTGCACTCAATGCAGGACGGATCGATTTTTTTCATTTCGGGAAGAAAAAAATACAGGCCGGTTCGGGGCTGTGATTGCTGTGACAAAGGAGCGGGGCTGA
- the rfaE2 gene encoding D-glycero-beta-D-manno-heptose 1-phosphate adenylyltransferase translates to MDKKIVTLDEMCRLSYEYRSQGRTVVFTNGCFDILHAGHVSYLTRAKALGDVMVVGLNSDASVREIKGDQRPVVSQEQRACVVSALEVVDHVVIFDAPDPGDMIRVIVPHVLVKGADWPEDKIIGGDFVKANQGQVARIAFDQDISTTQIIQRIGKRFYGAS, encoded by the coding sequence ATGGATAAGAAAATTGTTACCCTGGATGAGATGTGCCGGTTGTCCTATGAATACCGCAGCCAGGGCAGGACCGTGGTCTTTACAAACGGATGTTTTGATATTCTCCATGCCGGTCATGTCTCCTACCTGACCCGGGCAAAGGCCTTGGGAGACGTGATGGTGGTTGGATTGAATTCAGACGCCTCGGTTCGGGAAATTAAGGGGGACCAGCGGCCGGTGGTCTCCCAGGAACAGCGGGCCTGTGTGGTGTCTGCTCTGGAGGTTGTGGATCATGTGGTGATTTTTGATGCGCCTGATCCGGGGGATATGATACGGGTGATTGTTCCCCATGTCTTGGTCAAGGGGGCGGACTGGCCTGAGGATAAAATTATCGGGGGCGACTTTGTCAAGGCCAATCAGGGGCAGGTGGCCCGGATTGCCTTTGACCAGGATATTTCCACCACCCAAATCATCCAGCGGATTGGAAAGCGTTTCTATGGCGCATCCTGA